GGAACGGCTCTATGTGCGCGCCAGCAATGGCAGCATGATCCCGCTCGCCACGCTCGCTGCGATCCGCCCGGGCATCGCGCCAACGACGGTGCAGCACCGCAATCAGTTCCCGGTGATGGAGGTGTCGTTCAACCTGGCCGACGGCGTGGCCATGAGCGATGCCTCGCGCCTGGTGGAGGAAACGGTGCGCGCCCTGCGCATGCCCGGCGACATCCGTGCCGAGTTTGGCGGCGATTTCCGGCGTTTCCAGCAGCAGACGGGTGACACGCCGCTGCTGCTGATTGCGGCCGTCATCGCGGTGTACCTGATCCTGGGCATGCTCTACGAAAGCCTGATCCATCCGCTCACCATCCTGTCGACCTTGCCCTCGGCGGGTGTCGGTGCCCTGCTGGCACTGCTCGTGACGGGTACCGAGCTGTCCGTGGTGTCGGTGATCGCGATCGTGCTCCTGATCGGCATCGTCAAGAAGAACGCGATCATGATGATCGACTTCGCTCTCGCGGCCGAACGCGAACGCGGCATGGAACCGCTGGCAGCGATCCGCGAAGCCTGTCTGGTCCGTTTCCGGCCGATCATGATGACCTCGATCGTGGCCATCTTCAGCGCCCTGCCGCTGGCGATCGGATTCGGTGCCGGTGCAGAAATGCGGCGGCCGCTGGGCATCGCGATGATCGGGGGGCTGCTCGTCTCCCAGGCTCTCACCCTCCTGACCACGCCCGCGATCTACCTGCTGCTTGCGCGGCGCACGCCGCGGCACCGGCAGCGCGCGCAAGCGGCAGGTGCCTGATACCTGCATCTTTCGCGTTGTCGTCAATTGCGTACACTCCGGATCGACGACGCGGGGGACTGATCGTGGATCTGGAACGTCTGCGCGCTGAACTGCCCACCCATCTGTGTGCCGAGTTCGACCTGGACGTCGCCTGGCGACGCTACCGCGCCTCCGGCGGTGCGGACGACCGCGACGATTTCATCGACTGGCTGCTGCTGCACCATCCGCGTCCACCGCTTGCAGAAGATCCATCCGACTCGGGCGTGCAGCTCTCACAGCATCTTCCCTCGCGCCTGGCAGCCGCACTGGATCCCACCGCGTTCGCCGCACCCGCGGCGGCCCCCACCCTGCCGGCCCCCGCCGCCGCCGACGCGACCGCCGTCGCATCCGAACGACGCCGCCATTTTCACTACGTGCTGCTCGGTGAAGCCGGCAGCGGTGGCATGGGCACGGTGCACATCGCGCGCGACACGGAACTGATGCGCAAGGTAGCGCTCAAGACCCTCAATACCGAGGCCGCGGTCACACCCGGCGGGCAAGCGCGCTTCCTGCGCGAGGCGCAGATCACCGCGCAGCTGAGTCATCCCAATATCGTGGGTGTGTATGCGCTGGAGGTCACACCGGAAGGCCGCCCCGCATACACGATGAAACTGGTGGAAGGGCGCACGTTCCACGCCCTTCTCCACGAGACGCGCGCCTTCTACGAGGCGGGAAAGAAGCCCGACGAAGCGCATTCGCTGTCGACACGTCTGGAGCATTTCCTGAAAGTGTGCGACGCGATGTCCTACGCCCACGACAAAGACGTCATTCACCGGGACCTCAAGCCGGCCAACCTGATGCTGGGCAAGCACAACGAGGTCTACGTCATGGACTGGGGCCTGTGCCGGCTGGTCCACCAGGACGTGGAACCACTGCCCGCCGACGCCTCGCGCGTGGGCTATTCCCCGGAGGTGTCAGGCAGCGCATCCGAAACGCAGGTCGGCGATGTCGTGGGCACGCCCAAGTACATGTCCCCCGAGCAGGCCCAGGGCAGGAACCGCGAGCTCGACGCGAAAAGTGACCAATGCGCGCTGGGATTGATCCTGTTCGAAATGGTGACGCTGACTTCTCCGTATGCCGGCAAGAACGCCTACGAGGTCATGGTCAGCGCAGCGATGGCGCGGCGCCGGCCCATCGTCGCGGCGTACAAGGGCATGCGCATCGCGCGCGAGCTGCGTGCGGTGATCGATCGTGCCACAGCGGCGCTGCCCTCCGAGCGGTATGACAGCGTGGCGGCCTTCGCCGCGGACCTGCGGCGCTACCTGCGTGGCGAGGCCGTGCTGGCGCAACCGGACAATCCCTGGCAGGCCGCGCAACGCTGGATCAGCCGGCACCGGCAGACGGCAGTCACCGTGGCCCTCGCCGGGTTCGCGATCGGCTCGTCGATCATTGGCTGGCTGATCTGGCAGAACGATCGCAGCCTGACCCAGGCGATGGCGCACGAGCAGCACGTGATTGCCCTGCAGAACGTCGCGGCACGCATCGGTGACCGGATCCAGGGCCGCGCCCTGCAGCTGGAAGGCGCCATGAAGAACCTCGCCGATTCGGTCGTGCAGCTCAATCAGCTAGGGTTGGAAAGCAGCAATCGCTACTACACCAGTAGCGATTTTCACCAACCCGGCAAGGCGCCCCCGGACCTGACCGCCAGCCGCCAGCACCAGGGCAAGGTCAGCATGCAATGGCCGGTGTGGTCGGTGCCCAAGGACGCGGCGCGAGCCGATATCGAACCCGCCATCCGTCGCCTGTCGGGATTGCAGGACTATGTGCGCGAAATCTACGGACGAGCAGCAACGATGGCCGTCAGCGCACAGGGAAACTTCTACGCCGAACAGACAATCGACCAGACCGACGACAGCAGCCCGATCGTCGCCATCATCGTGGGACTGGAGAACGGCGTCGGAATGCGCTACCCCGGCTGGGACCAGCTCGCGCCGGACTACGATCCGCGCAGCCGTCCGTGGTACCGGCTGGCCGCGGGCAAAGTCGAACCGCAGTGGGGCGCGCCGTATCTAAGCTCTGTCTCAAACCTCTACGAGTTGCCGCTGAGCGTTTCCCTGCAGGATCGCGACCGGAAATTCCTCGGCGTCGCCACTGCCCTGCTGTTGCCCGAATACCTCGTGCAATCGCTGCTGGACGTGGACGGAACACACGGTCTGCGCGGCCTGTACCTGCTGGCTCCCAACGGCCTGATCATGGCGCAGTCCGGTGTCGCGGTCCGCGCCAGCAGCGCGCCGAGCGATGACAACGCTGCGCCTGTCTTTCCGCTGCAGGCCGTAGTGGACAGCGTGGCCAAGCGTCGCGGCGGCGTCATCTCCGCGCCGCTCCTTGGCAGCGATTGCCTTGTCGCTTTCGACGTCATCGAACCGCTGGGCTGGAGCGTGGTGGCGGTCGCGGCGGATGAACATATCGGGGGATCGCCGCTGACGGTTCACTAGCGAATCGCCGGCCAGTTGACCCCGGACAACCAGCACCGTCGGCATCACCGCTATGATGAGGCCCGCTACCCCCAGGACCACCCTCCCGATGACCGCCCTCGACACCTTTGTCCCGCTGACCCTGTGCGTGCTGACCGTCTCGGATACGCGCACGCTGGAAACCGACACGTCGGGCGCCTATCTCGCCGAGGCCCTGGGTGCCGCCGGGCATGTGCTGCACGAGCGGGTTGTTGCCAAGGACGACAAATACCGTATCCGCGCGATCGTTGCCGGCTGGATCGCCGAACCGCAGGTGCACGGCGTGATCGTCACCGGCGGCACCGGCTTCACCGGTCGCGATACCACGCCCGAGGCGATCGAGCCGCTGCTCGACAAGGCCATGCCCGGTTTCGGCGAGATGTTCCGCCACCTGAGCTACAGCGAAATCGGTACCTCGACCGTGCAGTCGCGGGCCTTCGCCGGGCTGTCCAACCAGACCTTTCTCTTCTGCCTGCCCGGGTCGACCTCGGCCTGCCGCACGGCCTGGGAAAAACTCATCCAGCCGCAGCTGGACGCGCGTACACGGCCGTGCAATCTCGTGGGGCTGATGCCGCGCCTGCGCGAATAGCACATGCCGATTTCCACTCTGGCCAGAAGGAGTGATCGTGAGCAAGCTCAAGCGCAAAGACTACGAAGCCGCCCTGGAATCGCTGCAGCACGAGCTGATCGAGGCACAGCGCTGGCTGATGCAGCAGGGCAAGCGCCTGGTCATCGTTTTTGAAGGGCGCGATGCCGCCGGAAAGGGTGGCGTGATCAAGGCGATCACCGAGCAGCTCAACACGCGCGGCTACCGCGTGGTGGCCCTGTCCAAGCCATCCGAGCGCGAGAAGTCGCAGTGGTATTTCCAACGCTATGTGGCGCACCTGCCCAGCGCCGGTGAGTGCGTGCTGTTTGACCGCAGCTGGTACAACCGGGCGGGCGTGGAGCACGTGATGGGCTTTTGCACCGATACCGAGTACCAACGTTTTCTCGACCAGTGCCCTGGCTTCGAAAAACTACTGGTCGACGACGACATCCTGCTGATCAAGTACTGGCTGACGGTCGACCAGAAGTTCCAGGAAGAACGCTTCGCCGAGCGCGCCAACGACAAGGCCAAGCGCTGGAAGATCTCCGAGATCGACGTTGCCGCCCGCGCGAAGTACGCCCAATACGGCAAGGCACGGGATGCGATGATCGCGCGGACGCACTCGCCACAGGCGCCCTGGTTCCTGGTGGATTTCAACGACCAGCGTCGCGGCCGCCTCAATCTGATTCGCCACCTGCTGGACTGGCTGCCCGATCGCAAGGTACCCGACCAGTACATCAAGCTACCGCCGCTGTCAGGCAATCCGCGCAAGGAAACGTTGCCGCGCAAGGCGCTGCGCGTGAAGGACGTGTATTAGGGACGATGTGTGAACGAGCCGCACATGCCTGCGGCTCTGCCTGGGCCGATCAGCGGGTGACGAATCCGTCGCCCGCTGCGGCTGCATCGGCCGGTTCGCGCCGGACAGATTCCACCTTCGCGGCGGGCGGCCCCCGGTGCAGCCATTGCTCCAGCGTATCCACGGCCGCCGCGTCGCCGCAGGCAAGCACCTCGACACGACCGTCGGCGAGGTTGCGCGCATAGCCGCGAAGACCCAGCCGCGCCGCTTCGTCGCGGGTGGAGGCGCGGAAGAACACCCCTTGCACGCGCCCGCTGACGAGAAAGCGCGCGGCAGTGGTGGTCACGACTTCGTTCCGCCAATGACCTTGGCCAGGTCCGTCTCAGTGATCGGGCCGGTGAATTTCTTGGCCACGGTGCCGTCGGGCGCGATCACATAGGTCATGGGCAGCCCGCGCGGCGTCTCGAACGACTTGGGAGGATCAAACACATCCACCTGCGCCACCGGATAACTCACCGGGTGGGTCTTGAGGAAGGCAAGGACTTCGGCCTTGTCTGTATCCTCGTACGCCAGGCCCACCGCTGCGACGTTGCTGTGTTCCTTCACGAAGCGCGAGATCTCGGGCAGCTCCTTGATGCAGGGCGAGCACCAGGTTGCCCAGAAATTCACAATGACCCATTTCCCTTTTTGAGCGGAAAGATCGAATGTCTTTCCGTCCAGCGTCTGGATCGACAGCTCCGGTTTCGCGGGCGTCTCAGCCGCCTCGACAGAAGCAGAGCCCGCGGCAAGGGCAATCAACAGGGAAGCCAGGAAGCGTTTCATTCGTTCTCCGGGGCGTTGGCGGCAGGCCGGTCAGGGCGTTCATCGGGAAAGAATACACGGGACAATGGCTGCGACAACGCCCCCTGCATGTGGAAGGAAAGCTGTTCGAGCAGATCTGTGAGCGAGACCGGCAACGCCCGGCGTGCCGTTTCGCCGAGGGCCAGCGGCGGCGGCAGGCGGTACAGTCCGGCTTCGTAGAGGTCGAACAACGACGCCGAATCGAGATTCCGTACCAGCGCCCACTCGCCCGTTTCCGTGCGCTGAACCATGCCCGCACGGTTGAGGTCGACCAGGAATCGCTGCAGCAGGTCATCGGTAAGGAAACGCTCGCGCTGGCGGAGATCTTCCGTGCGCAGGCCGATGCCTTTGCGCTGGGCCAGCGCGAAATGCTGCACCACGCACAAGAGGCCGAGAAATTCATGCCCGGGCGGCAGCCGTTCCTCGATACCGCGGTATTCAAACGCGCTGATCGCCGCACTGACCGACGCGCCCAGCAAGACCATCAGCCACGACAGATAGATCCACAGCATGAAGATCGGCACCACTGCCAGCGCGCCGTAGACCTGCTCATAGGACGTGATCGACCCCAGGTACAGCACGAACAGGCGCTTGGCAGCCTCGAACAGCAGCGCCCCGAGCAGCGCGCCGATCGCCGCGTCGCGGATGCGCACGCGACGGTTCGGAATGATCACGTAGCTTGCAACCAGGGAAATCCAGACGATCAGGAATGGCAGGAACCCGAACAGGCGGCTCCTGACGCCCAGCCCCGCCTCCGCGTGCTCAAAGAGCGGCAGGGCAAACAGATAAGAGCTGATTGCCGTCGCGGCGACCAGCAGCAGCGGCCCGAACGACAGCGCCGTCCAGTACATGACGAAGCGCGAGGCGGTGCTGCGCGAGGTCGCTACGCGCCAGATGCGGTTGAAGGCGTCTTCAATGCTCATCATCAACGCGACCGAGCTGATCAGCAGCACCACCACGCCGATCGCGGTCGCCTGGCTGGCCTTGTCGGCGAATTCGGTGACATAGGCCTGCACGGTCTTGCCGGCGGCCGGTACGAAATTGTCGAACACGAAATCCGTGACCGACACGCGCCACTGCTCAAACACCGGGAAGGCGGAGAGGATGCCGAGAATCGCGGCCGTCAGCGGCACCAGCGAGAACAGGGTCGTGTAGGCCAGCGCACCCGCCGCCTGGGGACAGCGGTCATCGCTGAACCGCTGCCAGAGAAAAACCGCGAAGGCGTGCAGCTTGTCGCGCTTGATCCACATGCCAGAGCCGGATTCCCTGCCGCGCGCCCGTTGGCGCCACCGGCGATGATAACCTCCACGCTTGCTTCGCCGCTGTGCGTACCCTATGGAAATATTGGTCCTTTATTACAGTCGCCATGGCGCGACGGCGCAGATGGCGCGCCTGGTCGCCCGGGGCGTGGCCGAAATCGACGGCGTTGGCGCGCGCCTGCGACAGGTGCCGCCGGTGGCCCCGGTGACCCAGGTCGCGGCACCGCCCGAGCCGGACGATGGCGCGCCCTATGCAACGCTGCAGGACCTGCGCGACTGCGCCGGCCTGATCCTCGGCAGCCCGACGCGCTTCGGCAACATGGCAGCGCCGCTCAAGTACTTCCTCGATTCCACCTCGGCCGAGTGGGCCTCCGGCAGCCTGGCGGGCAAGCCAGCCGGCGTCTTCACCTCGACCAGCACCTGGCACGGCGGCCAGGAATCGACCCTGCTGTCGATGCAACTGCCGCTGCTGCACCACGGCATGCTCCTGGTCGGCATTCCCTTCACCGAGCCCGCCCTCAATGCCACCCGGACCGGCGGCACCCCCTATGGCGCCAGCCACACGGCAGGGCTGGACGGCGACCTGCCGATCAGTGAGCACGAGCGGGAACTGGCGCGGGTGCTGGGACGCCGCGTCGCCGATGTTGCCCGCCGGCTGGGAGCCTCCCCGTGAACGCGCAGCGACTGGGCGTGTGGCTCTGGGCAGCCCTGGTGGCGCTGCAATTTGCCTGGTACCTGTGGCTGGCGCCGCCGCCGGTGGCCTCGCCCTGGGTGAGTTCGCTGCTGGCCGCCGGCGTGTTGCTGCTGCCCGTGCTGGCACTGCGCAGCGGCGTGCAGCGGGCACTGCTGTGGGTCGGGCTCATTGCACTGCTGTATTTCATGCACGGGGTGGTGGTGGCCTTCAGCCTGCCCCGCTCGCGCCTGCCAGCCGTGCTCGAGGTTGTCCTGTGCGTGGCGCTGATCGGTGTACTCGGCTATGCGGCCCTGCGTGACAAGCGCACCGCGCGCGCCAGCCAGGCGGTGGCGCCCCCCAACCTCCAGAGGAATAGCGATGTCCTTCGTGCAGCCGGCCGCCGAACTGGGCAATCAGTATCGCGATGACCGCGTGTTGCGCTCGTATCTCAAGCGCACGCTGGCGGCAGACAGCCTGAGAATGATCGAGCAGGACCTGCACTGGCTCGGCGAGCACGCGGCCGTGGCCTGGCAACGCGAACTGCGCCGCTCGCGCAGCGAGCCCGTCCATACGCCCTGGGATCCGACCGGCACGCGTGTCGACCGGATCGAGCTGACGCCGGCATGGCAGGAGTCGCGCACCATCGCCGCCGAGCGCGGACTGGTCGCCGCCGCCTACGGCAGCCCGCTGGGTGACCAGGGCCGCGTACACCAGTTTGCAATGGTCTACCTGCACCACGTCGCGAGCGCGAT
This genomic stretch from Tahibacter amnicola harbors:
- a CDS encoding acylphosphatase codes for the protein MTTTAARFLVSGRVQGVFFRASTRDEAARLGLRGYARNLADGRVEVLACGDAAAVDTLEQWLHRGPPAAKVESVRREPADAAAAGDGFVTR
- a CDS encoding serine/threonine protein kinase encodes the protein MDLERLRAELPTHLCAEFDLDVAWRRYRASGGADDRDDFIDWLLLHHPRPPLAEDPSDSGVQLSQHLPSRLAAALDPTAFAAPAAAPTLPAPAAADATAVASERRRHFHYVLLGEAGSGGMGTVHIARDTELMRKVALKTLNTEAAVTPGGQARFLREAQITAQLSHPNIVGVYALEVTPEGRPAYTMKLVEGRTFHALLHETRAFYEAGKKPDEAHSLSTRLEHFLKVCDAMSYAHDKDVIHRDLKPANLMLGKHNEVYVMDWGLCRLVHQDVEPLPADASRVGYSPEVSGSASETQVGDVVGTPKYMSPEQAQGRNRELDAKSDQCALGLILFEMVTLTSPYAGKNAYEVMVSAAMARRRPIVAAYKGMRIARELRAVIDRATAALPSERYDSVAAFAADLRRYLRGEAVLAQPDNPWQAAQRWISRHRQTAVTVALAGFAIGSSIIGWLIWQNDRSLTQAMAHEQHVIALQNVAARIGDRIQGRALQLEGAMKNLADSVVQLNQLGLESSNRYYTSSDFHQPGKAPPDLTASRQHQGKVSMQWPVWSVPKDAARADIEPAIRRLSGLQDYVREIYGRAATMAVSAQGNFYAEQTIDQTDDSSPIVAIIVGLENGVGMRYPGWDQLAPDYDPRSRPWYRLAAGKVEPQWGAPYLSSVSNLYELPLSVSLQDRDRKFLGVATALLLPEYLVQSLLDVDGTHGLRGLYLLAPNGLIMAQSGVAVRASSAPSDDNAAPVFPLQAVVDSVAKRRGGVISAPLLGSDCLVAFDVIEPLGWSVVAVAADEHIGGSPLTVH
- a CDS encoding YihY family inner membrane protein; this translates as MWIKRDKLHAFAVFLWQRFSDDRCPQAAGALAYTTLFSLVPLTAAILGILSAFPVFEQWRVSVTDFVFDNFVPAAGKTVQAYVTEFADKASQATAIGVVVLLISSVALMMSIEDAFNRIWRVATSRSTASRFVMYWTALSFGPLLLVAATAISSYLFALPLFEHAEAGLGVRSRLFGFLPFLIVWISLVASYVIIPNRRVRIRDAAIGALLGALLFEAAKRLFVLYLGSITSYEQVYGALAVVPIFMLWIYLSWLMVLLGASVSAAISAFEYRGIEERLPPGHEFLGLLCVVQHFALAQRKGIGLRTEDLRQRERFLTDDLLQRFLVDLNRAGMVQRTETGEWALVRNLDSASLFDLYEAGLYRLPPPLALGETARRALPVSLTDLLEQLSFHMQGALSQPLSRVFFPDERPDRPAANAPENE
- a CDS encoding DUF2069 domain-containing protein: MNAQRLGVWLWAALVALQFAWYLWLAPPPVASPWVSSLLAAGVLLLPVLALRSGVQRALLWVGLIALLYFMHGVVVAFSLPRSRLPAVLEVVLCVALIGVLGYAALRDKRTARASQAVAPPNLQRNSDVLRAAGRRTGQSVSR
- a CDS encoding TlpA family protein disulfide reductase — translated: MKRFLASLLIALAAGSASVEAAETPAKPELSIQTLDGKTFDLSAQKGKWVIVNFWATWCSPCIKELPEISRFVKEHSNVAAVGLAYEDTDKAEVLAFLKTHPVSYPVAQVDVFDPPKSFETPRGLPMTYVIAPDGTVAKKFTGPITETDLAKVIGGTKS
- the wrbA gene encoding NAD(P)H:quinone oxidoreductase, with the translated sequence MEILVLYYSRHGATAQMARLVARGVAEIDGVGARLRQVPPVAPVTQVAAPPEPDDGAPYATLQDLRDCAGLILGSPTRFGNMAAPLKYFLDSTSAEWASGSLAGKPAGVFTSTSTWHGGQESTLLSMQLPLLHHGMLLVGIPFTEPALNATRTGGTPYGASHTAGLDGDLPISEHERELARVLGRRVADVARRLGASP
- the moaB gene encoding molybdenum cofactor biosynthesis protein B, with the translated sequence MTALDTFVPLTLCVLTVSDTRTLETDTSGAYLAEALGAAGHVLHERVVAKDDKYRIRAIVAGWIAEPQVHGVIVTGGTGFTGRDTTPEAIEPLLDKAMPGFGEMFRHLSYSEIGTSTVQSRAFAGLSNQTFLFCLPGSTSACRTAWEKLIQPQLDARTRPCNLVGLMPRLRE
- the ppk2 gene encoding polyphosphate kinase 2, which translates into the protein MSKLKRKDYEAALESLQHELIEAQRWLMQQGKRLVIVFEGRDAAGKGGVIKAITEQLNTRGYRVVALSKPSEREKSQWYFQRYVAHLPSAGECVLFDRSWYNRAGVEHVMGFCTDTEYQRFLDQCPGFEKLLVDDDILLIKYWLTVDQKFQEERFAERANDKAKRWKISEIDVAARAKYAQYGKARDAMIARTHSPQAPWFLVDFNDQRRGRLNLIRHLLDWLPDRKVPDQYIKLPPLSGNPRKETLPRKALRVKDVY